DNA sequence from the Butyricimonas faecalis genome:
GTATTGCCCGCCACGAAACATTTACATCATCGGACATCCATAACAACACGTTTCATGCCCTTCTCCCATTGGGGCGGTACAGGTTAGCCCTCGTGGCCAACGCTCCCGAGGGAAACATGGTTATCCCCAAAACCGGAGAAGCACTTGAAAGCCTGTTCCTTTGCCTGCCACATAAAGAACATACGAATCCGGAAGCCAACGACATCTCCACGGCCTTGCAAAGTATCAGCATCACGGAAAATAAAAATACCCTCCCCTCGATCCGGCTCTTCCCGAGAACCGGGGTATTACAATTTTCTCTTCACGCGATTCCCGGTGAAATATCCAATCTAAACTTGGAGTTGTCTTTCGTCCCGTCCTCGGTCAGCTTCGCGGGATCGAACACCAACACATTTGGCACGATCACGAAACCCGTGGATCATCAAGGAAAAGCAATGATTCGAACCTTCCCGACCCAAAAAGGAGAAGCCACACTTTCTATCACCTACGATGAAGGAAACAAGTCAAAGCGAAGAATCATTCCTTTCTCCGCGGCTATCGACACGAATCAAATCATTCGCGTAGATTGCAACTTCCCGGAGCTAATTGAAGGCGGGATACAGGGGAACGGGAAAAACCTGCTCCGGAATGGAGATTTCGAAGAATGGAGTAACCCGGCACAAGAACCCGATAATTGGCACTTCTATAAAGACGGAAAGGACAGCGTTGCACTCAAGATCACGGGGCCCCAGGCTCATTCCGGTCAATCCGTTTACCTGCAAGGCAAAACTTACCTGTACCAAGATATAGAAATTGAAGCGGGTAAACGTTATGAAATAAAAATGCATGTAAACGCCCCTTCCACCTCTTTCCCGTGGAAATATTATTGTTATTGGCGTAAAACCAAAAGTACGGCACTCCCGGCAGAACACAACAAACCGATACAAGCCCCAAGTTACTTGAAACAAACGAATGGTTGGATCAACGTGTTCAACGGTAAATCATTCACCGCACCGGAAGGAGCAAAACTTCTACGGGTAGAAATTCGTACCTATGGCAAAGAAATCACACCCGACGAGGGAATATATATTGACGATTTCAGCGTAGAACTCGCGGAATGAAACTCATTCTCAACACAAAATCGCTGAATTCCTTTTTTGTTTTAAGGAGAAAAACTAAATTCGCGTTTCAAATTGTAATATAAATAAGATTCACATTATATGGGAAGAGCGTTCGAATACCGTAAAGCACGGAAGCTAAAGAGATGGGGCAACATGGCCCGTACGTTTACCAGAATAGGAAAAGAGATTGATATCGCCGTAAAAGCCGGAGGTCCGGACCCAGCGAATAATACTCGTTTACGTATACTTATCCAAAACGCCAAGGCAGAAAACATGCCGAAAGAAAACGTCGAAAGAGCTATCAAACGCGCCGTTTCAAAAGACACTTCCGACTACAAGGAGATCGTTTACGAGGGATATGGTCCTTTCGGTATCGCCATCGTGGTAGAAACCGCAACCGACAACAACACCCGTACCGTTGCCAATGTACGTCACTGCTTCAATAAATATGGCGGTTCTTTAGGAACAACCGGAAGCTTGGACTTCTTGTTCGACCGGAAATGCGTGTTCAAAATTAACCGTCCGGAGAATTTCGACCTGGAAGAATTCGAATTGGAAATGATTGATTACGGTGCCGACGAAATTTTCGAGGATGACGAGAACCACGTGATCATCTACGGTTCTTTCGAAGCGTTCGGAACAATCCAAAAATATTTGGAAGACAACCACTATGAAATGGTAAGTGGAGAATTCGAACGTATTCCTCTTGATACAAAAGAGTTAACCGACGAACAAAGAGAAACCGTGGACAAACTGCTGGAAAAATTGGAAGAAGATGATGACGTAACCAACGTTTATCACAACATTAAAGAATAATTTTCTTGCAGATTAAAAAATATTGTTGCATATTTGCACCCGCAAAACGGTTAAAACCGCTTGCAACAAGGAAGACTTCGTAGCTCAGCTGGTAGAGCAATTGACTCTTAATCAATGGGCCGTGGGTTCGAGTCCCACCGAGGTCACCGAAGATAAACCACTTACTTTCGTAAGTGGTTTTCTTTTTTGGGTAAAACCGGCTCACCTGAAAAAGTAGGTGGAGCAGCCCTGGTTTTTAGTAAAAAAAATAATATTTGTCACCATTTTGTCACATATATATTTGTAACTTTGTGTGACAAAATCAAAAATCGCAGTTTCTATGACTAATAAAAAACTATTCTCACTTTTCACAGTCATTTTTGTTTTCGTCACGACACTGAATGTTTCAGCCCAAAAAGACAAAAACGATGACGAAAACAATGGCAAAGGCAAAATCGAGGCAAAAATATGGTTTAAAGACGGACGCATCTACGAGGGCCTCATGCCAAAACACTGGCTCACATACAAACAGACATTCCTTAATCCGGGCCATAGTTTTCACATAGTTTCGCCTAACGACCCGTCGAAGACCGTCAAATGCGAGGCCGCAGACGTTGACTCTATTCTGATTACTGCGAGCACCCACGATGATTTTGCAGTGGGTGACTTTTATCTGCCTGTCGCTGGAATCTCATTCAAGAAAGGTAAATACAAAATGATACGCCGTGTCTACAACGGTCGCAACATCGACTTCTGCAAGATGCCTTATATCGGCAACTGTAAAGTCGGTATAATGAACTTAGACCAGCGCATCGAGATGTGGTGGATCAGGATGAAAACCGATGGCGAACTTTATATGTTTTACAGCAACCCGATTCAGGCAGGATGCCACAAGCCAGAGTTCTTTGCCAAAGATATCGCTGAGGATTTCAAGGAAATAAATCCTGCACTGAGCGAGGCTATAATGGAGCGTTTCTACCCAAAAGATAAAAAGGCCCGCAAGGAACTCGCCAAAGAAGTGTTGGACAATCCGCAGATCTTTGTCGGGTTTGTCGATGACTTCCTAACCAAGCATCCGTCGAAATGAGATTCGGACGGCTGATAACCGCATTTTTATCGTTTCTCGCCGTCGCCTGCTCAAGCGATGGCGAGGACATACCGCCCACTCCCGAGCCTGACACTATAATGCTCGATTCGAATCTTTTCACCGTCGATGCCAAGGGTGGCGACGCGCATATCACATTCAGAGCCAACAAGGACTGGACGATACGTTATGCCGACGACCGGCAAGCCGTATTCGGCACATTGGATGCCGAGAAAGGCGATGCCGACGACCATTGCCGCATCGTCTTTACCATGCACCCCAACACATCGACCGACAGACGCAATGTAGTCTTTAACCTCACAGCGGGGCATGCGGCGGCACAGGTCACGGTTTCCCAAGAGGGACTCGGCATTGAGTTGCCAACGGAAGAAGAGGTGCGCACTTACCTTATGCGTCTTTACAACGACAACGACGGTCCGAACTGGCGTTTCAATCACAACTGGGGTTCAAACCTGCCTATCAATCGTTGGAACGGAGTCCTTTATGAAAATGGGCGTCTCGATCTACGCCTCGGCGAATTAGGAGTCAAGGGTAAGGTAGACCTATCGGGCTGTAGGGCACTCGTGGAACTTCACGCCTCCAAGAACGAGATTACCGAAGTCGATCTATCCGATTGTTCGATGCTTGAAGAGGTCTATCTGATAAACAACAAAATTTCCAAAATCAAGGTCGACGGCTGTCTATCGCTCCGCAAACTCGATGTCGGTTACAACGAGATTGAGAACCTTTCCGTGGGATGGTGCACAACCCTCGACGTGCTTAGTTTCGAGTATAACCGATTGGAATCAATCGACCTCAGCCGTTGTGTGGAACTGCAGGAAATCGATTGTGCCGTCAACCAAATGAAAAGCCTCGTCATCCCTCACCGACAGAAACTGCGCAGTGTATTCTGCTACGAGAACTCCATCAAAGAACTTGATCTGAGCGGTGCCCCTTACCTTAGCATAATCAGTTGTTTCAATAACGACATGAAGAACCTCACGTTTGACAACAACGGACGCTTGTATATTTTTTGGTGTTTCGGCAACCGCATCGGTGGCGAAATCCCTGAATGGATGGACAAAATATCGCAATTCGAGCACGATGCGCGCTACGAATACCCTGACGACGGCTCTACGCCCTACATTGACGACGGTTCTGGCTGGTGGTATCCCGGCGAACCCGCCTCCGGCCACCATGCGAGATAAAAGCAGATCGCAGAGCTATAACATCCAATATCGACAAAAAATGGCCTTTTGTGTAGAGTTCGGCGGCATCCGACTAGTCGCTGAACAGATTCTTCTTCAAGGAGGAGACCATCTGATGTCATTGAAAGGCAACCAGCCTATACTCATGGATTTGACTGAGAGCATCTTCAATCGCACAGTCCCGATGTCGACCTACATAACCGAGGAAAAAAGTCACGGCAGGTTGGAAAAAAGGACCTGTTCCATTTTTGATACTGCACTTCTGGAACAGGAAGGCATGTATGAGCAATGGACCGGGCTGAAACGTATCATAAAGATGGACCGCGAGCATACACAAGACGATATCCGTTCGCACAAAAAAAACAGTGCTGTCAATTTATCGGCAATGCGCAAATATGCACTGGAAATGCTCAAGAAACAGGATGACAAACTAAGCCTTAAACGCTGACGCAAAAAATGCTCGTGGAATATCGACTATATCACCAAAGTCTTTAAAGATAGTTAAATCTCATGCGTCAGCCCTGAAGTAGAGTAACACTACAGACAATTTATTGAATAGATTATTGCTTTTTCACTCTTGTTTTCTCTTTCTTTTCTCTCTTTTTTCGTCCTTTCTCCTCAGCCTCCTTTATCATTTTTTCATTCCTTATTCTTACTTGGGGATGCAAATCCATGTATTCTTCAATTGTATCCGTTTCCACGTAAGGAGAAGGCAGAAAATCAGCTATCGAACATTTGAAAATTTTAGCGAGTTCATTCAGTTGATTCAAATTATATTTCGCCGTATATTTGGGATTCTCTGCACAAAACACGTAAGTAGGGCTTAATCTCAATTCCATACAGAGTTTTCTTTGGCTCATTTTCGCAGCTATTCTATATTCTTTAACTTTATTGATAACATAAAGTTCTATTTCCGTATTCTTAATCTTTCCTTTATTTTCCTGCTTTGTTGTCATTTCGAAAAAAAATTTAATTGATCAACCACGTTTTTGTCTATTCCGGAAATCGTAGATTCAATTAGAACATGCAGTTGAAAAATCGAATAGGAAAAGACAGCATTATTTCTTTATCTCATTTTTATATCAAACTTATTCTTTTATTCTGACTACCATTCCGGTTTCTGATCATATTTTTTTCTTTGTTTTGGATGCTTTTCCCAGTACTCTTCAATGCAATCTGTTTTTAGATATTGAGGAGGGAAAAGGCTGGCAATAGGCACATCAAAATATTTGGCAATTTCATTAATGTGGTTTAAATTATATTTTTCCTCTCGCTTTAATCTTTCTGCATGCCCAACAAAAGAACTATCTAATTTTAGCTCTAATGACAATTTTTCTTGACTCAGATTTGCAGCTTTTCTCAACTCTTTTACCTTATTAATCACGTATAGCTCGATCTCGGTTTTGGTTGTTCTGTTTTCAGTTTCTGTTGTTATCATTTTGAAAAAAATTAATAGTAAAGGAAAGATTTTTATTAAAACATTTGCAGGGGTTATTACCCTGTATTATCTTTGTACTATTAACATCGTGAAATTTCTTAATACTGACTACATTGTCATATAAGCTCAAGAGGTCATATAAAATCCTTGGAAATTGAATACATTTGATAGAACTATAAATTATAAACTAAATCAAGAAACTATGGAAAAATTATATTTGAAAAGGAGGTGTGTCAAAATTCCATATTCAACCTCCCTCCCCTCTTTCGGGGTACTCCCTCTATAAACAGAAGGAGGAGTTTTATGCGAAAAATGTGTTTTGACACACTATCAACGGATATTTGTTTACCGGAAGAAATACAGAAAGGATGTCCCCCAATGGGGCATAAACCGGAAAAATAAAAACGGGAGAGTATTCAAAGTTTCTCAAGCCACGAATACATCTTCCCGTCGCTAATTCAAATTAATTAACAATCAAAAGTATGAAAAAAAATCCACAAACGAAAGTGAGGCAAAAAAGAGTACTCGCATCAGTGAAAACGAAATCACCCCGAAGACGAAGGGAATGGGGACTTATCGTATTACCATTCTTGTGTTGTTTACCCCTGCTGTCGAATGCTCATTTTGCAAAGCATCACACGGGAATAAACGAACTTTCCAGATCAGAAAATCCAGGGAATGATACACCACAAGCAACCACCGTCATTCGGGGAGTCGTGAAAGACAAAGAGGGGACTCCTTTACCGGGGGTTACGATTTTGATAAAAGGTTCAACAGTCGGAGTATCCACGGATGTGAAAGGAGAATACGCAATGAACGTGGAGAAACGGGATTCCCTAATCCTGTCATTCTCGTTCGTGGGGATGAAGACGAAAGAGGTAAAATGGACCGGCCAACAAACATTGAATATCGTGCTGGAAGAAGATGTGAGCGAAGTTGAGGAAGTGGTGGTTATCGGGTACGG
Encoded proteins:
- a CDS encoding YebC/PmpR family DNA-binding transcriptional regulator, which codes for MGRAFEYRKARKLKRWGNMARTFTRIGKEIDIAVKAGGPDPANNTRLRILIQNAKAENMPKENVERAIKRAVSKDTSDYKEIVYEGYGPFGIAIVVETATDNNTRTVANVRHCFNKYGGSLGTTGSLDFLFDRKCVFKINRPENFDLEEFELEMIDYGADEIFEDDENHVIIYGSFEAFGTIQKYLEDNHYEMVSGEFERIPLDTKELTDEQRETVDKLLEKLEEDDDVTNVYHNIKE
- a CDS encoding helix-turn-helix domain-containing protein: MITTETENRTTKTEIELYVINKVKELRKAANLSQEKLSLELKLDSSFVGHAERLKREEKYNLNHINEIAKYFDVPIASLFPPQYLKTDCIEEYWEKHPKQRKKYDQKPEW
- a CDS encoding helix-turn-helix domain-containing protein codes for the protein MTTKQENKGKIKNTEIELYVINKVKEYRIAAKMSQRKLCMELRLSPTYVFCAENPKYTAKYNLNQLNELAKIFKCSIADFLPSPYVETDTIEEYMDLHPQVRIRNEKMIKEAEEKGRKKREKKEKTRVKKQ
- a CDS encoding FimB/Mfa2 family fimbrial subunit, with protein sequence MRKIILLQILLVLFACQKDKAMEGQEIQIPLECNTSEGFSINHLHLFAIDRDNRIARHETFTSSDIHNNTFHALLPLGRYRLALVANAPEGNMVIPKTGEALESLFLCLPHKEHTNPEANDISTALQSISITENKNTLPSIRLFPRTGVLQFSLHAIPGEISNLNLELSFVPSSVSFAGSNTNTFGTITKPVDHQGKAMIRTFPTQKGEATLSITYDEGNKSKRRIIPFSAAIDTNQIIRVDCNFPELIEGGIQGNGKNLLRNGDFEEWSNPAQEPDNWHFYKDGKDSVALKITGPQAHSGQSVYLQGKTYLYQDIEIEAGKRYEIKMHVNAPSTSFPWKYYCYWRKTKSTALPAEHNKPIQAPSYLKQTNGWINVFNGKSFTAPEGAKLLRVEIRTYGKEITPDEGIYIDDFSVELAE
- a CDS encoding leucine-rich repeat domain-containing protein, producing MRTYLMRLYNDNDGPNWRFNHNWGSNLPINRWNGVLYENGRLDLRLGELGVKGKVDLSGCRALVELHASKNEITEVDLSDCSMLEEVYLINNKISKIKVDGCLSLRKLDVGYNEIENLSVGWCTTLDVLSFEYNRLESIDLSRCVELQEIDCAVNQMKSLVIPHRQKLRSVFCYENSIKELDLSGAPYLSIISCFNNDMKNLTFDNNGRLYIFWCFGNRIGGEIPEWMDKISQFEHDARYEYPDDGSTPYIDDGSGWWYPGEPASGHHAR